The genomic stretch gcCACATGAGAATGTCCATTGTCTCGGTTAGaaggtgtgtttttgtctggGCCGGGGCGTAATGACAACATCTGTGTGGTAGTGCTATATCAGATGTTCACCTTAACTTTCCTTCTTCAGGAGCCACAGAGGGCCAAACCCTTTTCCCTACCCTGTATCAATGTCCGTTTGTCttcaacatacacacaccaatGCTCGCAGTTATCCTAGCACATATTTAATTGGACATTAATGAAGATTCTTATAAAAGCAAGTCTTACAATATGTTGCAGAGAAACACCAGTCCCTGtgattccctctctctccttctgggtTTAGGTGATGGCACCATCCGTCTGGTGAATGGGCCGAACGCCTGCCAGGGCCGGGTAGAGGTCTACTACCAGGGAGCCTGGGGGACAGTGTGTGATGACGACTGGGCCCTCAACAATGCCCGGGTGGTGTGCCAACAGATCGACTGCGGCAGTGCCGTCTATGCACACAGCAACTCTTTCTTTGGCTACGGAACCGGACGAATTCTCCTAGACAATGTCAACTGCCAAGGCACCGAGCAGGAGCTGTCTAAATGCAAAAGCCTGGACTGGGGCAAACACAACTGTGGCCACCATGAGGACGCTGGGGTCACCTGCACCGGTACACTGCTCTCAGTCCTGGAATATGCATTAACACAAGTCGTACGGATGTGAACTAGGAATCTTCCTTATTATTGAAACAAAACATACTAAGGGTCTACAGCCGCGCTAACAGCTCTGTCgagctaacgtcagcatgctaaacATGCTGACGTTAATGATCCTAAGATGCGGCTGATGTATGGTTTACCAAGTTCAAAATCATAGAATCTGTATAAAATTTCAAGAAAACCCATCCAatagctgctagcatggctaacaGCTGCATAATAACCATTTCTTTATTGTGACTATTTACTGTTACATTTCTTCTGTCTATATGCTACAGACGATGACAACGTTATCAGTAGTTGTGGTAATAGTAGTGGTTGTGCAAATAGATGTGGCATTAGAAATAGTGATGGAGATGGTTAGCTTGACCACATGTAGAGAAAAAGTCAGTTAGTAATGTTGAGGTATAATTATGATAAACTAAAATCTCAAAAGGTAACTTATTGATTTTCAGGAAATATTGAGGATGAGATGGGTttgtattagtagtagtagtagtagtagtagtagtagtagtaatagtagagaCCAATTTTAGAAGTACtgtacaaataaagaaaatatttaatttccatTTCTACCCACTTCAGGATCTACCACTGTACCTCCTTTGGCAACAGAAAACCAGAGAGGGCTCTGGGTAACATATAACACTCAAGGTATACATCCGTAGTACACAGATGTTtatctgtgcacacacacacacacacacacacaattagcttttgctagattatttttttccccgttCAAATGAATTGTGTCTTTTTGCCAAATGACCAACAGGGAGAGCTATTTCTCCCCCATTGGCTTCAGATGTGTTACGCCACAGTGCCACGAATCATGGTGGTGAAAGTGTGTAACAGACCAAGAGGGACACCCCAGAGGGACAGGTCTGTCACTCTGGGGTGTGGAGCCACCACGTTAACTAATCACGCATCTCATCTTCCCTCCAGCAACAGAAAACATTCCAGTCACAACAAGACCAACTACAACAACTGTTACCACAATTGCCCAGACAAAAGGTAACCATTTTTAACTTTGAAACTCAATAACAGTACTAGCCAGGGAATATTACAGCACTTTGACGCAATTATGGGCAAAAGACCCCGCGATGATGCATCCGTCTGTATATCCCTGTGCAGGCAGACCAGCCATTCGGGTGATGAACGGTAACAGTAGCTGCCAGGGTCGTGTAGAGGTCCTCTACAAAAATATTTGGGGGACGGTGTGCGACGACAACTGGGACCTCATCAACGCCAACGTGGTGTGCCGGCAGCTGGGCTGTGGCCAAGCTATCACGGTCAAGAACCAGGCCTACTTCGGCTACGGTTCGGGTCCGATCCTGCTGGACAACGTGGAGTGTATCGGCTTTGAACCGCAGCTGTCCGACTGCGCCAACCTGGGCTGGGGTCAGCACAACTGTGGCCACCATGAGGATGCCGGAGTTATCTGTGCACGTAAGAGCAGCCTGGACCTCGCCCATTGCCATCTGGGGCCACAGCGGGCCACATCAGTCGTGACGGAGCACATTTAACGTTGGAAAATGTCTGCGTCGCAAATCGCTATCTTAAGTCATCAATTCCACTGAAAGTCTTCATCCGCTCTTCTGTGCTCGAGCTGTCCGGTTGCAATACATAAATGTAGTACTCTGAGGAGGAGACGGCCCAGAGAGAATAACAAATACAGCGGATGAGTCAACGCACATCAGCCTCACTGCCAAATTCCACTTCTTCAAGGCTAAAtcaaaagcacacacagactCCTCTTTAATGAGATTTCCATCAGAAAATATGATCATACATCTTTTCTGAAACAGTTGTTGTTCACGGACATTTTTCAACAGTTGTTGAAATTGTGAAACAATGTTGCTGCAAAGTGTGTCTCTAACTTGGGgaattatttctttttcccTCAGCTTTTGAATTCTTGAATGTAAATGGACGTGACTTTCAAGTAACCGAGAGCATACCTGACGCTACCACCACGCAACCCTCTGAAGGTAGGTCAAATATATCTCCAAGCAACATAAGCATCCTTCTGTTTCCGCAATGCCGGCTCTCACGCGAGTCTTTTTTGCTTTCGCAGGAATGGTGAGACTGGTGGGTGGCCAGCACGAATGCGAGGGTCGGGTGGAGATGTACTCAAATTCTGGCTGGGGCACGGTGTGCGATGATGCTTGGGACCTCCCCGACGCTCGGGTTGTGTGTCGCCAGCTGGGCTGTGGAGAGGCATCGGCGGCTCGGGGAGAGGCGTTCTTCGGGCCCGGCTCGGGGACAATCCTGCTGGACAATCTCAAGTGCAGCGGCGCGGAGGCCTCCCTGCAGGAGTGCTCCCATATATCCTGGAATGTGCACAACTGTGACCACTCTGAAGACGCTAGCGTCACCTGCTCGCTGTCGTGATTTCAGCGGAACCACTCGCCCATCTCCACCATGGGCAGGAGGTGGGCGTACCAACCTGGGACttgtatattattttgtaaataacaGCTTCCACATTGCTGAAGGAGTactccaccaacaacaacatgcaaaatAACTAATGTGACAATATATAATGACATACTATAAACTATCTATGCCTATTAAgcactttataaataaatatgatataaaaatgtacatgtttttCTGACTCCCTCTTATTTGCtccaaaatgtttaaatatttactaTCCGTGTGATTCTTTGATGATTAGGTAAAGAACACTAAAGGAAGCTCCTCAGTTATTAATTATGTGGATGAAAGGAGACAATTTGTAAACTTTAGCTCCAAAATTTTGCAAATATGTATGATGAAGAAAActacaaataaacaatattcataAGGTAACTTTAGCCCCATTAGTCAAAATGTACTTCAAGATTAATTTAGCATTATAAACTTGTATTtataaaagtaaaacacaataaTTTAAGTTGGAATTGGACTGGGTTAGTATGAATGTAgttcaacaaagaaaaaagctttCAATAGTCTGGTCAGCTCAAGAGCCAAGTTGGACCTGATCAATACATTTCAGAAACATCCAGTGTCTCCACGGACCGGGAGACAGAGTGGCCTGCACAAGAGGGCGTGTTTGATGACTCATGATAAAATGACTCAGCAGGTCAGGAGTTATGAGCTTGCTTCATATGTACAATCACAACAGATCATCAGAAATGGCATATCCATGGTAACAAAGACAGTGTCACAAACAACTTGTATTGCCCGAGaacaaatgctttaaaaaaaatgattttagATAAATATTAACAATTCAGATTCTCCATGATTTAAAAGATACAAAAGAGAGACTATTGATGAATTCTAAATCTTTAACTTGTCAAAGTTATTCGGCTCGTTGTTATTCTTCTCCTCTGCCCAGCAACAAGATTGCAGTCAAACAAGATATGAACTGCTCCATGGTCTTGggtgtgtcttttctttatcaGCTCTGGAGGTgactcagccaatcagacctGATGGCAGCCCATCTGTCTTATCCACTATAATCATTATCATAGGAATAATATGTAAAGCAGGAATTAAGTATTACCCGTTTACTacttacattttaaacaaaaaagcTACGGGACTTGCAACTTGAGCCTCAAGTTTCACATTCTAGAAAAcgatgcacacaaaaaaagagagcaagatACTGTGAGAATATGATCTTGTGCCATATTGCATATTTGCATTTCAGTAGGCCTTCCTGTTGATCCCTCCAGTATTCCAACACATGCCGGGTGTATGGATGTAATGATCGAGAAATATCTACAATGTTGACATTGTTACAAGCTGAAATAAAGGAGGGCCAGATTCTTGACCTGAGGCCCCTCATGGAGCCCAGGAGCCGGCGTCTGCACAGACCCACTTGCTCGGCGTTTGAGTGTGATCGAAAAAACACTCGActcccatatatatattattgtaataaatACATAGCGACACCCTTTTCCTCCCAGCGTACACAGCCGGACTGTGGGGCAATAGGCTGCGCTGTCATCCTCTCCGGACTACCAGGGTCGTTACATCACTCCGGTGAGGACACGCCCTTTTTCGGGGTGGTGACACAAACTGAGGGAAAGTGCtcggaggggggaggggtgtccCGTCGGCAAGGCGCACAGACAgcaagcagcagctgcagcgagAAGGATCCCGGCGCCGGAACTCTGCATgcaaataacattttattaaaaaaaaaaatttaaaaaaaagcagccacAATACGATTTGATTTATCCGACACGCAGgagacgagaaaaaaaaaaccgcaCGCACCACCTCCAAAATGGTAGACCGCGAGCAACTGGTGCAGAAAGCCCGGCTGGCCGAGCAGGCGGAGAGGTATGATGATATGGCAGCAGCCATGAAATCGGTAAGTAGGTTTCCTCCGTTTGGACCACGaacaaataatacaacaaatacatgtgtacatgtataaatagcgtggtgtgtgcgtgtgagggGTGTGTGGCGGCTAGCTAACCCGAGCTCTAGGGCAGCAATGCGCAGCGGGGGGACCGCGCCGCTCGTTTTGTGACTGAAGCGAGGAAGACACGCGAAATCGGTGTATGAAAGTTATGATTAAAGAGCGCGTTGAGTGGAAAGACGTGTTTGCGAGCGGCATTGAGCACTGCCATAGTGAGATTTGAGAAGCATCATTGTTGAACGGCACCGCGAGGCCCGTGAAGCCCCCCCGTCACATTGTCCGAggcgtcggggggggggggggacagcccGGAGGCGACGAGGTTCAGCTGGAAACCAGTCATTCGGTGAATGACTGTTGTGTTGGGGTTGTGTGGGCTCGGCGGTGTGCTGCGGTGGATTGTGGTTGAGCTGCGGACTGTTTGATCTTGGGGCGGTGCCTTTCACCaggctctttttaaaaaataatttaaaaaaatgaccaGGCTGCtcggttgtaaaaaaaaaaaaaaaagaaccgatggagagaagaaaaaaagaagcacattaatGATGACGAGACGTGATTTAAACCGCCCGTCTTGGTGGCGAAATGAGCCCGTCGAAAGATGCGCATACTGGCGGAGCAGAGGGCTGGTGCCACGGGGATGAGAGGGGACACGGCCGGGTTAGGAGTCCCGGTGTGAGACATAACGAGGCATCGACTTGTGATACACCACTTTTCTATAGGCTTGACTTGAAACGTTGACTTGAGACGGCCCCGagcaggcgtgtgtgtgcgcgtcgtcgtcgtcgtcgtctcccccccctccgccGCCGCCTATTGGCACTCGCTTTGGCGCATTGGGAAGCGCAATGTTGGCTGAAGGTTGATCGCAATCGATTTGCGCAGAAGCGggcgcacaaaaaaaaaaaaaaaaaagaaacgcgaAGCGTCCACCTTTACGGACGTGGGTGTCGGTGGACGGGCGGCGTCTCCAGAACCTCATCCGTGGATGTCATATTGCAGCAaactgtcgtgtgtgtgtgtgtgtgtgtgtgtgtgtgtgtgtattttttggGGGCTCGTCCGAACCAATCGGTGCCGTGTAGCAACCGCATCCCCTGCGTCCTCGACCTCTTCCCCGGCAGGttcccctccacacacagaGGCGTGTGCCGCAGCATCTGGCAGAGATGCAGCACGGCCCACCCGTAGTGCACCATTTCATATAGGCAGCgtttctcttcccctcctcctcctcctcctcctcctcttctttctgtctttacATCACAGCTTCACAAAGGCTGCATCTCTCTGTCAGTAACTGTCCGGACAATGAGATCATGGAGGACACATTGGCAGGGAAAGTCGAGGAATGTTGTGCGAAGAAGAATGGGCACCATATCTGTGCAGGACTTCATATTGTGTCTGTGGTTACTAATAGGCACTCTGGGATAAGACGTTCTTGTTGCCGTTACTATGTTTTTCAGAGGTTAGTACTTTTGGTGTCGTATTTCTATAATTTTCCTCCATAATGATCATAGAATTCCCTTTTTTCTAAGAGTTGcatcagttttctttttcttaacaAGGCCGGTCAGTAGCCTCAGCTTGTACAGGCCAGTGGAAGCTAGACTAGtggaactttttttaaaaccacatcAGCTTTAACTCCCAAGAGTCAACAAGTTTGCTGCCGGAGTGGTTAAAAGGCCATGCCACGCTCTGTAGGACCAGGCTGTGGTGTTCATgccagggggggagggggcacagCTCCTCCCTCGTCCCGATTTATGCCGAgtcagggaaagagagagagcttccCCTCACTCAGCCAGTCTCTCTGCAGCACCCAGGCAGCGGGGTGTGTCTGCTGCCTCGCCCATCATGGGGAATCCCTTGCCACTGCAGACATGGCAACCCGCCCCCGGGTGGCAACTGAGCCAAATAGTTTGGGCTCTACAGAACAAAACGCTGAAGACTCGGGAAGCAGGCCCGACCGAAATGAACGACGGTGTCCATGAATTGCTGTTAGCGCCgcatttgtttaaaacaaatatcTGACAATGTCCCAGCAGAGTCATTATCAGGCCTCCCGTATCTTTCCAGCCTCATCTTTTAGAAGCTATATCACAGGTTGTAGAGCTTTAAATCCTGCTGGTCTTCTagctgcctgcctgtctgtctatgATGGCTCAGAGCGACCGGTAACGGATCAGAAAGGCTGACCTAGCATTGTCATTTGTGAATTCGCCTTAAATCTAAAGAGCACAGAATGTGCGAGGTGTGTCTCTAGCGAGCCTATTAGCCTTGGACCAAGAGTCAGAAAATTAATCTAGGAGCCTGTACTTCTCAACGAAAAAGCCACATGAACAGAAAACTATTAATTATTGTGGAATTTATATTTTTGGGGTCATTTTTTCGAGAATGAGAGCTAATGGTTGTTTGCTCCTTTCCATAGAAAACCGGGTTAAATGTGCTTCATTGAACGCTTGACCCGACTCATTTGAGACCCCTTTCCCAAGTTACTCCCGAGAGTCCCTGTTCAGAGACCATCCAAATGACCGCCTTCGATTACGTCATCTAACTTACACAACAGGGGTTGAGTTTGAAGTTCATTTTCTCTCagtctcatttttttttttttacattcagctTTAATAAACTAGCCAGGTCATacataaatattcaatataacTTTATATGTAGACACATGCACAGTCACTCACCCGTCCCATTCGAGAGCGTCTTAGGAAGTGCCAGGCACAGAGACCCGAGGCTTCCGTCCCACTTAATGAACTGAATGCCTTATTCTCTCATGGAAGTCTGCGGATGCATTGTGTTGCAGCTGCTGGATGTACACTGAATGTACGTTTCATATGTACCGAGTAGTATTGGctgcatttgattttttttaaaaagaacgtGGCTGTACATCGAAGGGCTGCATCAGAATTGCTGATTATCCAACTGCCTCCACGATAATTATTTAAAGatatgctgtaaaaaaaaccgatttgtatttatttgagaCCTTTCTTTGTTGAAGTGTTGGGTTTTCCATACATTTATCACAGATGCAGTGTTGGCTGTACGTTCTGCATTCGTACCAGAAGGGAGTGGCCCGACCCAAATGTAGCGGCTTCATACTATACATGCTTTGTTGCAGGTGGGACTGAGTGGGAGTTCAAAGGTCTAATATATGGAAATAGGACTGTTCCTGGACTTCACTATCTATGAATGTGCTaccaaataatgaaataaatcaaaatgacaTTTCAGCTTCTCGGGTAGGCCGTTACACTTGACTGAACGCCATCACTGCCACTCTGAAGTCTGACAGCATCTGATTTGTCTGTCGCTATGGGAAACACCATAAGCTGGAAGGGAAACGGGGACTGGAtccagacatttaaaaaaaaaaatgtaatcctcGCTGCCTAAAGCAAACTCCACGGGCTACCAGTGTCTTAGTTTTTGCCGGCAGGACACATTTTCAGTAGAAAACAGGGAGTGATCTGAATCTCAGGAGGTGTGAGTGGGATGGTGCATCTTGTGGGAGATATCTTCAATGCCAAATCAGATTTATTGGCTTAGAATGTGCCCCTGGTGCGAGTGGAAGACTCTtttatctattatatatatatatatatatagacacttATGATTAGCTTCATGTTAGATACAGATTGCAACAATTAGTGTGCTAAAACTAGCCTATTAAATATCCATTTCCTGTAAACCAGTTCGTCCTCATTTTTGGAGTTTTTCTCAGTCCAAATATGAATGCAGCCAATGTCATCTCAGGACACTTCAAGACGTCCCGAAGTGAGTCTTGAATCAGTTGTGAGTCACAAAGGCACTACGAGAGAGAgacccacctacacacactatattattACGGCCATTTCACAACAGCTTTCTTACATTTGCAGCGGAATTGAACGCAGCGATATTCCCCACAGCAGTACTTTATTACCTCGCGGCATCATTCGGTTGCCATGATGTCcactttttccttttgcttaGTCACCACCATGAGTGCAGGGAGAGTAGAATTACTGGGGGCATCACATTGACACATCTATCCTGAGTTGCAGTTGTGATACAGTtcatacaaaatgaaaaaggaaTAAGTAGAGAGTATGCATCCGCCTCAGTGTGAGAACATGTACAGAcggacgttttttttcttttcttttttcggtTTTAAGAATTTAAAGGTTTTACTAAACACCAGGTCTGTGCAAGTCGTTGCCTTATTGCTTTGGCAACATGATGCGGGGTTATTTGTTTGGAATATCATGCCCCTGAACGAGTTAACAAGATTATTACAGACCCGGAAAGTGCAACAAAAAGAGTGATTTTGACAGGATGGGAATAGCTGGGAGACGGACCGACCCTAAAAACACCAGTGTGAAACGTCATCCTCTGCCCCTGAGCCGGTCCATGACCAAGTATTAGTAATGCAATTACACAATAATCTCAGTGCTGTCCTCGTTCGCAACACTACCAGCCAATAGGTGATGAGTCTGCAGTGCCTCTGAACTGTGATCTCAAAGTTACCATTTATTAATGGGACTTAGTGGTTATTGCATGACAAGTAAACATTAAGTGTTTTTGCCGTCACAATTTAAATGGGAAGTGCCATCTTAACCCTCATCTGTCCACGAAGGCAGAGTATTTGACAGCAACAGCTAAGCAGGAAAGAATGTGGGCTAAACACGTCTTAGTctgactttaaaataaataagtttAGTCCTAGTGTGCATATTCGACCCATGTTTTACTTTTGGTCACATTGCATATTGCCTGTTTTAATAACGGCAGAGTACCAACAGACTTACATGAACTAGTGTTTGACCTCTCGCATAACCTAATTTAGGTCTGCATATCTTAATCATTCCTTTTGAGTGATCAACCCTTCATCCGTCTTATCGAACACGCACAAAAGCTAAGGTCATACGTGGTAGCGTAGCAACGACGCGCTACTTGAAGCGCCCGCTCCACCACCACAACTGAAGAAAAGCGCATCCACGGCCTTGCATCCCCCTTTTCTCAGCACCGAGGCTTTCGGCCTTTATTCACACCGCCAATGACGTCAGGTCGTCCCCGGCGCCTTTTGTGCTCTGCcgcctgagggggggggggggggggggggggggggggttgtcacATCAGGTTAGGAGAGCGAGGGCAAATGAGCAAGGAAAAGACAGAAGGAAAGCGTGGAACGGGGGGCTGTGGGACTGTGGCGAGCCTTCATTATGGGAATTGTAATCCATTAAATGGAAATGTAAGGCGGCGGCGTGGAGGTCTCACCCAGCCTCTACTTAGGCCCGACGCGTCCTCTGACTCCCGCAGACCTGCGGCTCTTACAGTGCGTCTCCTGTGGATATTAATGGTCATGCAGAGATCTGTCAAAAAGGAAGTTATTGAATGTCCTGCCTGGCCCTTTCGTTTGTATTAACACTCAGCTGTTTGGAAGTGTGACTGCCTTGTTCAAGGATGATTCACGAGAGAGCCGACGCGATTGATGAGCTTTATGAGTAGACAGAGCTCCATTCATCACCCGCACCGCAGCTTCCGTCGGGGCTTTCTGCCTGAAACAAAAGCCATCCGTGTTTTTACAGACGTGTTGTTTGGGCCTTGTTTTTCTGACCTCTCCATTGCTCCAGCGCTGACCTACTGCACTGGTTGCATTTGCTGTAGGTCAGATACTCGTTTACACTAGTTGTAATTTAATGGGCGTTGGCTGCTTCAGCAATGagtaagggagggagggagggagggagggggggtcattACGCAACGGATGCCATTTATTGTTTGCCTGTCTTCTACTCGTTGAGTACAGAGGTCAGTTTGTTTATGACTGTTGTACATTTTTACAATGTCTTGTGTAGGAAACACTCCTTAGTGAGCGAGCACAACAGTGCTGCTCGAGGCCCTCTAGAGGCTGCACTGATCATTGCAAAGTAAGGAACAAGAAGCATGTTTGGTTGTTGCTCAGTGACGATGCCAACTTGATGTTTAGAAGGTCACATTCACTAGGTTCACAATCTTGGTTCAGCATGCCAACGCTTGCTAATTAGCACCTAAAAAGGTGCAGCCAAAGCTGATGGAATATATGTGTTTTGACCCGATGGAGCTAGATTAAAAGTCGAGAGATCACCAAAGCCGGTCGGATTTCACCGCTTGGGACCTCCAAATATCTGTAGTTGATATCATGCCAATCCATTTATAGTTGTCAAGAAATTTCGCACAAAACCAAAACGCGGTTTGTGGATGCGCCAGAGAAAAGGTTGAGAGCACCAAAGTAATTTGTGGGAACCATGATTATCTGTTCCAAAGTTAACAGCAATTTCCCAAATAGTTAAGATGTGATGGTGGCactaaaatgtactttaataCGTGTACCAAATCTTAAGGCAATCCATTCAGGAGAAGATATTATACAAATATCAACGAGGTGGCGATAAGAGAAAGTCAGGGCAATCCCCAAGCTCaaaagggttcatcctctggggaccatcgatgtctgttcagaactgcttttcaTATTCTGAGCATTTTGACCCAATGAAGGTGAGGGAAAACTCATGGAAGTGGCTCATGCTCTGGGcagcatgaatgtgtgtggcGGACACTGACATCACCATCCTCCGGCTCTGCATGGCATTTTCATGCGCAGGCTGCAAGCTTTTGAATAACTTTTGTCTGGAGCCATGAAAATGACATTGCTGTGACTGACTACCAGTGTAAGAGTTGGCACAAAGGTGCGAGCTATGAAATGGCTCGTTTGCACTTATCCCCACCCACAGTGCTGCAGCGTTCTCCATACCATCAGCCATGTCAGCATCCTTGCCATTAGCAGCTTGTGGCCCGTGTCTCCAGCAGAGACAGAAATGGCTCTCCCAAACAAAAGCAGATTTCGCAGTCGCCATGGAAACAGGAGATTGCTTCAAAGATTCGTCTTtggcctcccctcccctcccttttaCAGTAATCTCATTAAAGATGGTCCGTTCTGCAGAAGAGAACTGTAGCTGTGATCGCATTCACGGCGGCTGAGAATGAGCTCGTTAGATGGAGACGTGAGCAGTCATACACAATGTGTCGATGGACTGTAGTAGCAACTGGAACGGGGATTAGTAGCTACTGTGTGTTATTGGAGTCTAACCAAAGCAGAGTGACACAGCTGTCGGCTCATCGTGACTAGGATGCACTCCAAAAAGGTCACAGGTTTAATCCATcatgtccttgagcgagacgtACCCTGAGGCTCTGCCATGTGTCGaggatgccacacacacacacacacacacacacacacacacacacaggagaataAGAGTTCCAAGTGACCCGTCTTTCTaacactgcagcagcagagtgcTACCCCACCTGGGTGGTTTAGAGAAGACACATGACATGACAgtaacaaatacatttgaaaaatcgTATTCTTAGCCACGGTACCATGCCTCGGGGTGGTTATCAGTCTGTTGAACAGTCCACTTtgtcatggtccccagagggaGAATCCTAATAACTTGGGTTTTTCCATGACTTTTCATCCAGTGCCCCCAGCGGGTCAAAGTTTTCACTTCATATTTTAATAGACAGAACGGATTGCCAAAACATTTTTGTACCGGTAGACATTAGTGGTTTCCACATCCTAGCTACTTGAATGACTTTCACGCCACCATGAGgatgacatttgtggttttgagtgaaatgtttcATGGAGCGCCATCATCAGGTTGAACTTTAagtttgtccaatactttgattTATGGCCAAACACCTGAGTCGTTGTGTTAACTGCCAATTAGCAGCCAACTATTACAAAgcatttatttagcttttaagGCACAGTGTTCCCCTTTATTTAAGAAACTGAATTACCATTAAATAATTAGTAAATGCTGAATGATTTTTAGCCTTTTCCTATGAAGATCAACATAGTTTTGATGTAGTTTTATGGTGACCGTA from Cyclopterus lumpus isolate fCycLum1 chromosome 14, fCycLum1.pri, whole genome shotgun sequence encodes the following:
- the LOC117742894 gene encoding scavenger receptor cysteine-rich domain-containing group B protein; its protein translation is MVSQAAMRGQRVVESECRCWNPAVWLLVSLLGSLVLVAVSVLLRLGDLKINRRAVHTNGVQTPVRTQYQVQLVNGLSRCEGRVEVFYNNSWGTVCDDDWDMVDANVVCRQLSCGVATAVGSSSQFGQGSGLVLLDNVDCRGSEADLSQCSSLGWGVHNCYHYEDVGVTCRAVVGEKGFEDRTTLPQGNSGLRDGTIRLVNGPNACQGRVEVYYQGAWGTVCDDDWALNNARVVCQQIDCGSAVYAHSNSFFGYGTGRILLDNVNCQGTEQELSKCKSLDWGKHNCGHHEDAGVTCTGSTTVPPLATENQRGLWVTYNTQATENIPVTTRPTTTTVTTIAQTKGRPAIRVMNGNSSCQGRVEVLYKNIWGTVCDDNWDLINANVVCRQLGCGQAITVKNQAYFGYGSGPILLDNVECIGFEPQLSDCANLGWGQHNCGHHEDAGVICARMVRLVGGQHECEGRVEMYSNSGWGTVCDDAWDLPDARVVCRQLGCGEASAARGEAFFGPGSGTILLDNLKCSGAEASLQECSHISWNVHNCDHSEDASVTCSLS